TCGACCAGTGCCTGGCCTTCGCCGCCCTCGACGCCGCCTCGCTCGCGCTGCCCGAGCCGGCGCTCGCCTCGGACCGCGGCATCTGGCACTCCACCTACGCACGGCTGCCGGAGAGCACCCACCCGCACCTCGCCGCGACCGCGCCGCTGCTGGCCGAGCGGATGAATGACAGCGCCTACCCGGCTGCCGCTCGGATGGTGCTCGAGAGCGCCGCCGCGCAGCTGGCGGCCGGGTAGGCGTCGATACCGGATCAGGCCCTTGAGATCTTTGCCGGAGATCTCAGGACCCGGTGACGCTCCCGGCGAAAGCGTTGTCCCCGCCGTCGTCCGGCGGGCCAGCAGTCCCCTGAGACGCTGGTCCGCCCGGCTTCGGGCTGGCGACCGTCACCCTGATCTCCCCGTCCTCGCCGATGTCCGCGCGCAGCAGGTCGCCCGGATCGAGGGCGCCGTCGAGCAGCAGGTTGGCGAGGCGGTTGTCCAGTTGGGTCTGCAGCGTGCGGCGCAGCGGGCGGGCGCCGAACTCGGGCTGGTGGCCCAGCTCGACCAGCCGCCGCTTGGCCGCGTCGGTGACCTCCAGCTCCAGACCCTGCGCCCGCACCCGGTGCCGGCTGCGGTCGAGCAGGAGGTCGATGATCTCCGCCAGCTCGGGCCGGCCGAGCGCGTGGAAGACCACGATCTCGTCGATGCGGTTGAGGAACTCCGGCGGGAAGCGCGCCTTGAGCGTCTCCATCAGCCGGTCCCGGATCTGCTCGACCTCGCCGTGATGGGCCAGGATCAGCTGCGAGCCCAGGTTGCTCGTCATGATCACCACGGTGTGCCGGAAGTCCACCGTGCGGCCCTTGGCGTCGGTCAGCCGGCCGTCGTCGAGCACCTGCAGCAGGACGTTGAACACGTCCGGGTGTGCCTTCTCCACCTCGTCGAACAGCAGCACGCAGTACGGGCGGCGGCGCACCTTGTCGGTCAGCTGCGCGGCGTCCTCGTAGCCGACGTAGCCGGGCGGGGAGCCCACGAGACGCGAGACGGTGTGCTTCTCCTGGAACTCGCTCATGTCGAACCGGATCATCCGGTCCTCGTCGCCGAACAGCAGCTGCGCGAGCGCCTTGGCCAGCTCGGTCTTGCCCACCCCGGTCGGACCGAGGAAGAGGAACGAGCCGACCGGGCGGTCCGCGTCGCCCATCCCGGACCGGTTGCGCCGCACCGCCTCGGCCACCGCAGAGACCGCCTCGTCCTGGCCGATCACCCGCTGGTGCAGTGCGTCCTCGAGCTTGAGCAGGCGGCGCTTCTCGTCCTCGGTCAGCTGCGCGACCGGGATGCCGGTGCGCTTGGCCAGGATCTCGGCGATGTCGTTCGCGGTCACCTCGATCACGCCCTCGCGCCGCTCCCCGATCCCGGCGAGCTCGGCCTTGACCTGGCCGATCTTCTCCTTGATCTCGGCCGCCCGGGCGTAGTCCTCGGCCGCCACCGCCTGGTCCCGCTCCCGCCCGAGCCGGGCGATGCGGTCCTCGCGGGAGACCACCTCGGCGGACTTGCCGGAGGAGCGCAGCCGCGCCCGCGCGCCGGCCTGGTCGATCAGGTCGATCGCCTTGTCCGGCAGGAAGCGGTCGGAGATGTAGCGGTCCGAGAGCTGCGCCGCCGCGCCGAGCGCCGCGTCGCTGAAGCGCACCTGGTGGTGGGCCTCGTAGGCGTCGCGCAGACCCTCGAGGATCTGCACGGTCTCGTCCACACTCGGCTCGGGGATCAGCACCGGCTGGAAGCGCCGTTCCAACGCGGCGTCCTTCTCGATGTTGCGTCGGTACTCGTCCACCGTGGTCGCCCCGACCACGTGCAGCTCGCCGCGGGCGAGGGCGGGCTTGAGGATGTTGCCCGCGTCCATCGAGCTCTCGCCGCCGGCGCCCGCGCCGACCACCGTGTGCAGCTCGTCGATGAACAGGATGGTCGAGTCCTGCGCCCTTCCGACCTCGGCGATCACGTTCTTGAGCCGCTCCTCGAACTCGCCGCGGTACTTCGCGCCCGCGACCAGCCCGGCCACGTCCAGCGCCACCACCCGGCGGCCCTCGAGCGTCGCCGGCACCTCGCCGGCCACGATCCGCTGGGCCAGGCCCTCCACGATCGCGGTCTTGCCCACGCCCGGCTCGCCGATCAGCACCGGGTTGTTCTTCGAACGGCGGGAGAGGATCTCGACCGTCTGCTCGATCTCCTCGGCCCGGCCGACCACCGGGTCGAGCCTGCCTTCGCGCGCCTCGGCGGTCAGGTCGCGGCCGTAGTCGTCCAGGGTCGGGGTCTCGCTCTCGCGGGCCGGCGGCCGGCCCGCGGCCTGGCCCGGCTCCGCTTCGAACTGCCGGGTGAGCTCCTCCGGGTCGACGCGCCGGTCGGCCAGGAACCGGCCGACGCCGGAGTCGGGGTCTTCGAGCAGCGCGGCCAGGATGTGCTCCGGCCCCACGTAGGAGACCTGCGCCGCCTGCGACCGGGCGTGCGCGCCGATCAGCGCGCGCTTGGCCGCCGGGGTCAGGCCCGGCTCGGCCGACGGGGTGCCCGACTCCCCGGGCAGCGCCTCGGCCACGGCGCTGCCGAGCACGTCCGGGTCGATCTTGGCGCGCCGCAGCAGGGTGCGGGTCGGCTCGGTCTGGGTCGAGGCCCACAGCAGGTGCTCGGTGTCGAGGTCCTCGCTGCCGTCCTCCTGCGCCCGCAGCGACGCGCGGGCGAGCAGTTCGCGGGCCGATTCGGTCAGCAGCCGCCCGATCGGCACCCGCTGCACGGCCGGCGGCCGGCTGCCCGCGGACATCCCGAAGAAGCGGTTGAGCAGATCGTTGAACGGATCCTCGCCGGGGGAGCCGAATGACGAGAGGGACATGGCCGGGCCTTTCGGATCTTTCCGATGCGCGACGGGGGCGCGGGCGCGCTGAGCTCACTCAACTCCTGCGCGAGGCGCGCCGCCCGGCGGCTTGCGCCATCCGGGGACGGGGCGGCCCGGCCCCGGATGGCGAAGGCCGCGGACCGGCCGCAAGCTGGGTCCATGGACGGCATGACGAGCAAGAGCGGGACCGGCCCGATGCCCGGTCCGTTGCAGCAGTTGGCGCACAGCGCCTGGCAGATCGTGCTGGCGATCGCGGTGGCTTCGTTCGTGCTCGGCCTGATCGTGCTGACCTGGCCGCACGCGACCCTGCACGTGGTCGGCGTGATCTTCGGCCTCTACCTGCTGATCAGCGGGATCGCGCAGGTGGCCGCCTCCTTCGGCACGCACGCGGAGACCTCGATGCGGGTGCTCGCCTTCGTCAGCGGCGCGCTCTCGATCCTGCTGGGCATCTTCTGCCTGCGCGGGCCGCTGGAGTCGATCCTGCTGCTGGCGCTGTGGATCGGGATCAGCTGGCTCTTCCGCGGCTTCTCGCTGCTGATCTCCTCGACCTCCGACCCGGCCATGCCGGCGAGCGGCTGGCAGATCTTCGCCGGCCTGATCATCATCATCGCGGGCATCGTGGTGCTGGTGGCGCCGCTCACCTCGATCTGGGCGCTCGCGCTGCTGGTCGGCATCTGGCTGCTGTTCATGGGCGCGGTCGAGGGGTGGACGGCGCTGCGGCTGCGGTCCGAGGCGAAGCACCTGCCCGCCGGCGTGTGACCCGCACTCCCGCGTACGGGAGGCCTTCGGGCGCGGCCTAAGATGGTCGCGGATCACCCGAAGGAGTCAGCTTGAGCCCCGCCGTACCCGAGTCCGCGTCGCCCGCCTCGACCACCTCGCAGCCGGCGCACGCCGGCGGGCCGCCCCCGGTGATCCTGGTGATGGGGGTCTCCGGCAGCGGCAAGACCACGGTGGGCAACCTGCTCGCCCAGCGCCTCGGCTGGCGCTACGCCGAGGCCGACGACTTCCACCCCGCCGCGAACGTGGCCAAGATGGCCGCGGGCCACCCGCTCGACGACGCCGACCGCGAGCCCTGGCTGGAGGCCATCGGCGCGTGGATCGACGAGGTCTCGGCCGCGGGCGAGCCGGCCGTGGTCACCTGCTCGGCGCTCAAGCACACCTACCGCGAGATACTGCGCACCGGCCGCCCGCAGGTGCGCGTGGTCTACCTCGACGTCCCCTTCGACGTGGTCGCCGCCCGGCTGAGCCACCGGGAGGGGCACTTCTTCCCGGCCCGGCTCCTAGAGACCCAGTACCGCGACCTCGAGCCGCCCGCCGCCGAGGACGGCGTGCTGAGCATCCCGGTCGACGCGGCCACCACGCCCGAGCGGATCGTCGATCTCGCCCTGGCGCTGGGCGCGGCACGCTGATCCGCGCCGTCCGTCCTGCGCCCGCGCGGGCCAAGAGTCTGACATCGTGGTGCGGGTGACCGCAGCGCCGCCTCGAGAACCGGCCCCGGCGCCGGCCGAACGGACCCGCGCCGACGCCTACGCGCTCCTCGCCGACGGCCGAGCCGTGCGGCTGCGGGCCGCCACGCCCGAGGACTGGCAGCTCGTGCACGACTTCGTCGAGAGCCTGGGCCCGGACAGCCTCTACCGCCGCTTCTTCGGCGCGCCCAGCGATCCGGGCCGCCGGCTGGCCGACGCGGTGTGCGCCCCGGTCCGGGACCACGGCGCCGGGCCGACGCACGGAGCCCTGCTCGCGCTGCTCGAGGGCGAGGTCGTCGGGCTGGCGGACTGGTACCGGGTCAAGCGCTCGCCGGACGCGGAGGTCGCCTTCGCCGTCGCCGACCGGCTGCACGGGCGCGGCGTGGCCACGCTGCTCGCCGAGCACCTGCTGCTGGCCGCCGAGCGCGCCGGACTGCGCCGGCTGGTCGCGGTCACCCAGGGGGACAACCGGACCATGCTCGGGGTCTTCGTCGCCCTCGGCGTGCCGGTCACCCGGGACTGGGAGGGCGGGGACTGCGTGCTGACCATCGACCTCGATCTCGACTCGGCGGCCCGGGCCTTCCTGGCCGACGCCGCGGCCGGGCGGGAGCGGGTCGCCGACGAGGCGAGTCTGCGGGCCCTGCTCGAACCGCGCGCGGTGGTCGTGGTCGGAGACGCGAACGACGGTCCGACCCGGCGGCTGCTGCGCGACCTCGAACCCTTCCCCGGGCCGGTCTACCACGCCGCCCCGGGCGACGAGCGCGATCCGCGGGCCCGCAACGCGCCGCATCCCGCGCTGATCACCGCGCCGCCGGAGCTCGCCGTGGTCACCACCCCGCCCGAGCAGGCGCTCGACGCGGCCCGGCGCTGCGCCGCCTGGGGCGTCAAGGCCCTGATCGTGACCGCGGTCGGGTTCGAACCGGCGGTCGGGCGGGAGCTGCTCGAGGTCTGCCACGAGGCCGGGATGCGGCTGGTCGGGCCGGGCAGCCTGGGCGTGGCCAACCCGCGCGGGGCCCGGCGCCTCAGCGCCCTGCTCTCGGCGAAGGCGCCGCTGCCGGGGCCGGCCGGGGTGGCCGTGCAGTCCGGCGGGGTCGGGCTCGCGCTGCTCAGCCACCTCGACCGGCTCGGCATCGGCGTGAGCTGCTTCGCCGCGGTGGGGGAGAAGTACGACGTCAGCGCGAACGACCTGCTGCTGCTGTGGGAGCAGGACCCGCAGACCCGGTTCGGGCTGCTGCACGTGCAGTCCTTCGGCAATCCGCGCAAGTTCGCCCGCACCGCCCGGCGGCTCTCCCGCCGGATCCCGCTGCTCGCGGTCGATCCGGAGCAGTCGGCCAGCGCGGCGCGCACCGCGCTCTACGCCCAGGCCGGGATCATCGCGGTGCCCTCGCTCGGCGCGCTGGTGTGCGCGGCCGCGCTGGCCGCGCAACAGCCGCGGCCGGCCGGGCGCCGGGTGGCGGTGCTGGGTAACACCCAGGGCATGGTCAGCCTGGCCGCGCAGGCCTGCCTGAAGGCGGGGCTGGACGTGATCGAGGCGCGCGACCTGACGCCGAAGGCCGACGGCGCGATGCTGGCCGAGGCCGTCGCCGCGCTCCGGCCCGCGCCGGAGGCGGTGCTGGTCGCGCTCGCGCCCACCCTGCCGGAGCCGGTCGGGCTGAGCGAGGTGGCCGATCTGCTGCCGCCGGAGGCCGTCCTGCTCGCGGTGTACGTGGACCAGCCCGAGTCGGTCGCGGTGCGGCGGGCCGGCTCCGGCCCGGAGACCTTCCGACCCGTGCCGAGCTACAACGACGCCGCCACCGCCGCGAACGCGCTGGCCGCGCTGGTGCGCGCGGCGGAATCGGCCGGCCGCGCCGAGGAGTACGCACAGGTGCCCGCCGGGGTGGATCTCGTCAGCGTCAGGACGCTGATCGAGCAGCGGCTGGCGCTCGACCCCGACGGTGCGGAGTTGGCGCAGGACGAGAGCTCCGCGTTGCTCGCCGCGCTCGGTGTCAGTGGCCTGAGCGTCGAAGAAGGCGTTGCGGCGCAAGGAAGTATGGCTCGGCTCACGGCGTGGCAGGACCCGATCTTCGGGCCCGTACTCACCCTCGCCGGGGACCGCGACCGCACCGGCCGGATCCTGCTGGTCCCGGCCGGCGCCCGGGAGGTGGCGGAGCTGGCCGAACGGGTCGCCGGGCGGCCCGGCCCGCAGCTGGCCGACCTGGTCGGGCGGATCGCGACGCTGGTGGACCGCTGCCCGGAGGCCGCCTCGGTCCGGATCGACACCGACGGCCTGCGCGTGTGCGCGGTGCAGCTGGCGCTCGCGCCGCTGGAGGCCGGAAACCCGCACCTGCGGCGGCTGCGGCCCGCGCCGGTGGAATGAACCCGTGGAACGAGGGAGATGAGATGACGACGGCACCGACCCGGTTGCTCGTGCCCTGGGACGAGTCGATGCTGCGCTACGACTTCGGGCCCGAGCATCCGCTCGCCCCGATCCGGGTCGAGCTCACCATGGCGCTCGCCCGCGAGCTCGGCGTGCTCGACGCCGAGGGCGTGCGCCTGGTCCCGGTGCCTCCGGCGAGCGACGAAGACCTCGAACTCGTCCACGATCCCGGTTACATCGCCGTGGTCCGCGACGCGCTGCAGACCGATCCGGCGCGATTGGCCCGGTTCGGCCTGGGGACGCCCGACAATCCCGTCTTCACCCACATGCACGAGGCCTCCGCGCTCATCGCCGGGGCCAGCGCGCGGGCGGCCGAGGCAGTGTGGACCGGCGAGGCGGAACACGCCGCGAACATGGCCGGCGGCCTGCACCACGCGATGCGCGCGAAGGCATCAGGCTTCTGCGTCTACAACGACGCCGCCTACGCCATCGCCCACCTGCTCCGGCTCGGCGCCGAGCGCGTGGCCTACGTCGACGTGGACGTCCACCACGGCGACGGTGTGCAAGCGGCTTTCTACGACGATCCTCGGGTGCTGACGATCAGTGTGCACGAGAGCCCGCGCAGCCTGTTCCCCGGCACCGGCCATCCCGCCGAGTCCGGCGGCCCCGACGCGCTCGGCATGAGCGTCAACGTGGCGCTGCCCGCCTACACCGAGGACGCCGGGTGGCTGCGGGCGTTCGACGCGGTGGTGCCGCCGCTGATCGAGGCGTTCGCGCCGCAGGTGCTGGTGACCCAGCTCGGCTGCGACAGCCACCGGCTCGACCCGCTCGCGCACCTCGAACTCTCCCTCGACGCCCAGCGCGCGGCGATGGCCGAGCTGCACGGCCTCGCCCACCGGCACGCGGGCGGCAGATGGCTGCTGCTCGGCGGGGGCGGCTACGCGCTGGTCCAGGTCGTGCCGCGGATCTGGGCCTCGGCGCTGGCCGAGGCCGCGCACCGGCCGGTGCCCGCCGAGACGCCCACCCCGGTCGGCTGGCGCGGCTACGTCGCCCGGCGGACCGGCGACGCGCACGCGCCGGAGTTCATCGGGGACGACGCCGAGATCGGCTTCCGCCGCTGGTTGGAGGGCTACGACCCGGCGAACGAGGTCGACCGCGCGATCATGGCCACCCGAAAGGCGGTCTTCCCGGAACACGGCCTCGATCCCCAGCCCTGACCCCGCGTCGGCGGCCGCTTGCGCGCCGTCCGAGCGCGAGCCATGCTGGAATGAGAACCGTATTCATCCCCGAATACGGTCGGCGGCCACGGCCGCAGCGCCGCGCGCCGCCGCCTGATCGAGCGCGATCCGGCGCATGAGGCGGCCATTCGGGTCGCTCTCCACTGGCAGAGCCCGGCGCGCCGCCGGACGATGTGGGCATGGCAACGAACCATTTCTCAGGGGATTGGGCCCTCGCGCTCGGCACGGCCACCGCCTCGGGCACCTGGGAGGGCTTCCGGCTCAGTCCGGTGCGGCCGACCGCCGAGCTCCGCGTGGACGGAGCGCTCCAGGTGGGCGAGGTCGACCGCGAGCATTACGCCATCGTCGTGCACACCGGCTACGGCCGGGAACGCGTGCTGGTCGCCGGCAACGGCGGGACCGTCGAGTTCGGACACGACCTGATCGAGCTGCTCCACCTCGAACCGGCCGACGGCGCGCTCGCCGCGATGTGGCTGACCGACCTGTCCACCGGCCAGGAGAGCGATCGCTGCGCACTGCCGCGCTTCGCCGCCTACAACCCCCGGTAGCACTCCGACCGCCCATCGTTCCTGCGAATCAGTACTCGTACCACCGCGGCTCCGGCGCACCCGCCTCGCGGACCTCGGGCCGAGGAAGCGAAACAGCCATGTTGCTCACCCTCCCGATCATCCTTCTCCTCGCCTGGTCGCTCTATCTGTTCATCCACAAGGACGGGCTGAAGTTCTTCCACGCGTTCATCGCGATGATCCTGGGCTTCGAACTGTCCACGACCGTGCTGGCCGGCGAGATCAGCTCGTTCGTCCACTCCACGAGCCACTTCCTCGGGGCGGTGTTCCGGATGTAGCCGATGCGGCAACGAAGGACAGGGCGCTCCCCGCCGCGTGCGGGGAGCGCCCTGTCCTGCTGTGAAGATGCTCAGCCGATCAGCTGAAAATCTGCACCTCCGAGGCCTGAGCCCCGTTCTGCACGCTGTTCGCGGTGAAGCTCAGCTCGACGTACCGGGCCGAGGACCCCGCGGGCAGGTTGATCGTCACGGTGTTGCCGGTGCTCGGGTTCCAGGTGTAGGTCGCCGAGCCGACCAGCGTGGTCCAGGTGGAGCCGTTGGCCGAGCCCAGCACCGAGAGCGTCTGGGTCCGGGTCTGCCAGGCCGAGGACGGCGGCAGGTCCACCACGACGCGGCCGACCGTGGTGCTCGAGCCCAGGTCCACCGAGAGCGTGGCCGGCCAGCTGCCGTTGACGGACTCCCAGTAGGTGCTGGTGTTGCCGTCCACGGTGTTCGCCCCGACGTAGGTCTGGGTGTAGCTCGAGACCGTGACCGGGCGGCCCTGCGCCAGGTTCGTGTTCGAGCTCGCCCCGGTGCCGGACAGCGCGACCGTCAAGGTGCTGTCGGTCGCGTTGCTCGTCACCGTCAGGTTGCCGGACGCCGCGCCCGCGCTGGTGGGCGCGAAGGTCACGGTCGCGCTGCAGCTCGCACCGGCGGCCAGGGATGCGCCGCAGGTGTTGGTCTGGCCGAACGGCGAGGTCGCCGAGACCGAGGAGATCGAGGCCGCCGCAGAGCCGGTGTTGGTGAGCGTCACCGTCTGGGACGGGCTGGTCGTGCCGGTGTTGACGTTGCCGAAGCTCAGCGAGGTCGGCGAGGCGGTGAGGGTGGCGCTGCCGGGGCTGGTGCCGCCGCCGCCGACGGCCGGGAAGACCTCGAACTCGGAGACCTGGGCCGCGCTCCAGCCGGTGTTGCCGGTGAAGCTGAGCTGGAGGTACTGGTAGTTCGAGTTGGCCGGCAGGTTGAACGAGACGGTGTTGCCGGTGGACGGGTTGAAGGTGTAGCCGGCCGAGCCCAGCAGCGTGGTCCAGCTGCTGCCGTTGTTCGACCCGAGCACGCTGAGCGTCTCGGTGCGCGTCGCCCACGCGGAGGACGGCGGCAGTGTGAGGGTCACGCTGGCCAGCGGCATCGCCTGGGACCACTTGGCGGTCAGGGTCTGTGGGTAGGCCGAGCCGTCCTGCGACTCCCAGTAGGTGCTGGTGTCGTTGTCGTTCGCGTTGGTGGCCGGGAAGCCGGACGCGGTCGAGCTGCCGGTCATGGTGGCCTGCAGCGCGATGTTGGTGTTGGCGCCGATCCCGCTGCCGGACAGGCCGACGCTCAGGGGGCTGTTGTTCGCGTTGCTCGTCACGGTCAGGCTGCCGGTGGCGCTACCGCCCGCGGTCGGCTTGAAGGTGACGGTCACAGTGCACGAGCCGCCCACCGCGATGGACGAGCAGTTGTTGCTCTGCGTGAACGGCCCGGAGACCGAGACGCCGGAGACCGTCGCCGCGGAGGTGCCCGAGTTGGTGACGGTCACCGCCTGGGACGAACTGGTCGATCCCTGCACGGTCGCGGGGAAGGTCAGGCTCGCCGGGTTGGCGTTCAGCACCGGGCCGGGGGCGGTGCCGGTGCCGCTGAGTGCGA
This genomic window from Actinospica robiniae DSM 44927 contains:
- a CDS encoding ATP-dependent Clp protease ATP-binding subunit, encoding MSLSSFGSPGEDPFNDLLNRFFGMSAGSRPPAVQRVPIGRLLTESARELLARASLRAQEDGSEDLDTEHLLWASTQTEPTRTLLRRAKIDPDVLGSAVAEALPGESGTPSAEPGLTPAAKRALIGAHARSQAAQVSYVGPEHILAALLEDPDSGVGRFLADRRVDPEELTRQFEAEPGQAAGRPPARESETPTLDDYGRDLTAEAREGRLDPVVGRAEEIEQTVEILSRRSKNNPVLIGEPGVGKTAIVEGLAQRIVAGEVPATLEGRRVVALDVAGLVAGAKYRGEFEERLKNVIAEVGRAQDSTILFIDELHTVVGAGAGGESSMDAGNILKPALARGELHVVGATTVDEYRRNIEKDAALERRFQPVLIPEPSVDETVQILEGLRDAYEAHHQVRFSDAALGAAAQLSDRYISDRFLPDKAIDLIDQAGARARLRSSGKSAEVVSREDRIARLGRERDQAVAAEDYARAAEIKEKIGQVKAELAGIGERREGVIEVTANDIAEILAKRTGIPVAQLTEDEKRRLLKLEDALHQRVIGQDEAVSAVAEAVRRNRSGMGDADRPVGSFLFLGPTGVGKTELAKALAQLLFGDEDRMIRFDMSEFQEKHTVSRLVGSPPGYVGYEDAAQLTDKVRRRPYCVLLFDEVEKAHPDVFNVLLQVLDDGRLTDAKGRTVDFRHTVVIMTSNLGSQLILAHHGEVEQIRDRLMETLKARFPPEFLNRIDEIVVFHALGRPELAEIIDLLLDRSRHRVRAQGLELEVTDAAKRRLVELGHQPEFGARPLRRTLQTQLDNRLANLLLDGALDPGDLLRADIGEDGEIRVTVASPKPGGPASQGTAGPPDDGGDNAFAGSVTGS
- a CDS encoding HdeD family acid-resistance protein, coding for MDGMTSKSGTGPMPGPLQQLAHSAWQIVLAIAVASFVLGLIVLTWPHATLHVVGVIFGLYLLISGIAQVAASFGTHAETSMRVLAFVSGALSILLGIFCLRGPLESILLLALWIGISWLFRGFSLLISSTSDPAMPASGWQIFAGLIIIIAGIVVLVAPLTSIWALALLVGIWLLFMGAVEGWTALRLRSEAKHLPAGV
- a CDS encoding gluconokinase is translated as MSPAVPESASPASTTSQPAHAGGPPPVILVMGVSGSGKTTVGNLLAQRLGWRYAEADDFHPAANVAKMAAGHPLDDADREPWLEAIGAWIDEVSAAGEPAVVTCSALKHTYREILRTGRPQVRVVYLDVPFDVVAARLSHREGHFFPARLLETQYRDLEPPAAEDGVLSIPVDAATTPERIVDLALALGAAR
- a CDS encoding GNAT family N-acetyltransferase; amino-acid sequence: MTAAPPREPAPAPAERTRADAYALLADGRAVRLRAATPEDWQLVHDFVESLGPDSLYRRFFGAPSDPGRRLADAVCAPVRDHGAGPTHGALLALLEGEVVGLADWYRVKRSPDAEVAFAVADRLHGRGVATLLAEHLLLAAERAGLRRLVAVTQGDNRTMLGVFVALGVPVTRDWEGGDCVLTIDLDLDSAARAFLADAAAGRERVADEASLRALLEPRAVVVVGDANDGPTRRLLRDLEPFPGPVYHAAPGDERDPRARNAPHPALITAPPELAVVTTPPEQALDAARRCAAWGVKALIVTAVGFEPAVGRELLEVCHEAGMRLVGPGSLGVANPRGARRLSALLSAKAPLPGPAGVAVQSGGVGLALLSHLDRLGIGVSCFAAVGEKYDVSANDLLLLWEQDPQTRFGLLHVQSFGNPRKFARTARRLSRRIPLLAVDPEQSASAARTALYAQAGIIAVPSLGALVCAAALAAQQPRPAGRRVAVLGNTQGMVSLAAQACLKAGLDVIEARDLTPKADGAMLAEAVAALRPAPEAVLVALAPTLPEPVGLSEVADLLPPEAVLLAVYVDQPESVAVRRAGSGPETFRPVPSYNDAATAANALAALVRAAESAGRAEEYAQVPAGVDLVSVRTLIEQRLALDPDGAELAQDESSALLAALGVSGLSVEEGVAAQGSMARLTAWQDPIFGPVLTLAGDRDRTGRILLVPAGAREVAELAERVAGRPGPQLADLVGRIATLVDRCPEAASVRIDTDGLRVCAVQLALAPLEAGNPHLRRLRPAPVE
- a CDS encoding acetoin utilization protein AcuC; this encodes MPWDESMLRYDFGPEHPLAPIRVELTMALARELGVLDAEGVRLVPVPPASDEDLELVHDPGYIAVVRDALQTDPARLARFGLGTPDNPVFTHMHEASALIAGASARAAEAVWTGEAEHAANMAGGLHHAMRAKASGFCVYNDAAYAIAHLLRLGAERVAYVDVDVHHGDGVQAAFYDDPRVLTISVHESPRSLFPGTGHPAESGGPDALGMSVNVALPAYTEDAGWLRAFDAVVPPLIEAFAPQVLVTQLGCDSHRLDPLAHLELSLDAQRAAMAELHGLAHRHAGGRWLLLGGGGYALVQVVPRIWASALAEAAHRPVPAETPTPVGWRGYVARRTGDAHAPEFIGDDAEIGFRRWLEGYDPANEVDRAIMATRKAVFPEHGLDPQP